One Symphalangus syndactylus isolate Jambi chromosome 9, NHGRI_mSymSyn1-v2.1_pri, whole genome shotgun sequence DNA segment encodes these proteins:
- the NKX2-8 gene encoding homeobox protein Nkx-2.8: MATSGRLSFTVRSLLDLPEQDTQHLPRREPEPLAPQSDPCAAWLDSERGHYPSSDESSLETSPSDSSQRPSARPASPVSDAEKRKKRRVLFSKAQTLELERRFRQQRYLSAPEREQLASLLRLTPTQVKIWFQNHRYKLKRARAPGAAESPDLAASAELHAAPGLLRRVVVPVLVRDGQPWGGGGGGEAGTAAAQDKCGAPPAAACPLPGYPAFGPGSALGLFPAYQHLAAPALVSWNW, translated from the exons ATGGCCACCTCTGGACGCCTGAGCTTCACCGTGCGCAGCCTTCTAGATTTACCCGAGCAGGACACGCAACACCTGCCGAGGCGGGAGCCAGAACCACTCGCCCCCCAGTCCGACCCCTGCGCCGCCTGGCTGGATTCGGAGCGCGGCCACTACCCTT CCTCGGACGAGAGCAGCCTGGAGACCAGCCCGTCAGACTCGTCTCAGCGGCCGTCCGCTAGGCCCGCGTCTCCGGTCTCGGACGCCGAGAAAAGGAAGAAGCGGCGGGTGCTATTCTCCAAGGCGCAGACGCTGGAGTTGGAGCGGCGCTTCCGGCAGCAGCGGTACCTGTCTGCGCCCGAGCGCGAGCAGCTAGCGAGCTTGCTTCGCCTCACGCCCACGCAGGTCAAGATCTGGTTCCAGAATCATCGCTACAAGCTGAAGCGCGCTCGCGCGCCAGGGGCCGCGGAGTCACCCGACCTGGCAGCATCCGCCGAGCTGCacgccgcgcccggcctgctgcgCCGCGTGGTGGTGCCGGTGCTTGTTCGCGATGGGCAGCCgtggggcggcggcggcggcggcgaggcgGGAACCGCCGCGGCCCAGGACAAGTGCGGCGCCCCTCCAGCCGCCGCCTGTCCTCTGCCGGGCTACCCTGCCTTCGGTCCCGGCTCGGCGCTTGGCCTCTTCCCCGCCTACCAGCACTTAGCAGCCCCCGCCCTGGTCTCCTGGaactggtga